The proteins below are encoded in one region of Rubripirellula reticaptiva:
- a CDS encoding PEP-CTERM sorting domain-containing protein translates to MSRLFIAICLIASLAGDGDAAVVLQLDTYKGAALSDDFAIGDTVTVRLSAVDAAGTGPDFTADDLRGFQVTLQAAGPAATTVDSAIGLETYGTGFNILPPTAGTYSGGNRVLAANAFPFITIPVASPYQLAEFSFDVGAADAGVTNISFTNVGAFDNTITFGNGPVNGYNLAGGQLTLAPKSFTVQAIPEPASFAILAVGVGGWCIRRRRRVPIS, encoded by the coding sequence ATGTCACGCTTGTTTATTGCAATCTGCTTGATTGCCTCACTCGCCGGCGATGGCGATGCTGCGGTCGTCTTGCAACTTGACACCTATAAAGGCGCCGCCCTCTCCGACGACTTTGCAATCGGTGATACGGTTACCGTTCGCTTAAGTGCGGTGGATGCTGCCGGAACGGGGCCCGACTTCACCGCGGATGACCTCCGAGGATTCCAGGTCACTCTGCAAGCCGCGGGCCCAGCTGCGACGACGGTAGACAGTGCGATCGGATTGGAAACCTATGGGACTGGATTTAATATTTTACCACCCACGGCAGGAACCTACTCGGGTGGAAACCGTGTCCTTGCCGCGAATGCGTTCCCGTTCATCACAATTCCGGTTGCAAGCCCGTACCAATTGGCGGAGTTTTCATTTGATGTTGGAGCTGCTGACGCGGGCGTCACAAACATTAGCTTCACCAACGTTGGTGCGTTTGATAACACGATCACGTTTGGCAATGGCCCCGTCAACGGCTACAACCTTGCCGGTGGACAACTCACATTGGCTCCAAAGTCATTTACGGTCCAAGCGATACCCGAACCTGCCAGCTTTGCGATCCTGGCCGTCGGCGTTGGAGGATGGTGCATTCGACGACGTCGACGCGTTCCGATTTCTTGA